A stretch of the Branchiostoma floridae strain S238N-H82 unplaced genomic scaffold, Bfl_VNyyK Sc7u5tJ_1342, whole genome shotgun sequence genome encodes the following:
- the LOC118407442 gene encoding uncharacterized protein LOC118407442, with translation MTAPSTSIMVIGLLFLLLGVPMLDGCRIVRISDNHPPSHDTQMTTYTLTDMTSSEYPVYRSDTSDWYLYHIPDKWVIGKTVGATEGYSMFVKSDHFNADEITGTFFIRYHGVWRASPNVRVSCTVENVALGKPASQSSTDGSNTADLAVDGEKGTSVPDGQCTLTNAEIDPWWEVALERDWPISTVRVLNRGDCCGRLLENFEVRIKGEWQSWESSEICGTPYRQKLSNGQSITVDCGRPIVGRHVRIQLPARSDTDVLSVCEVEVYPGLGCPDGYIVHGGFCYKPHNTPMTLQNAQATCQQDGGTLAMPRHRHTNEFPPVNLADVGYQPFGGAFLPAFPVRMKFEEAEAACDRFGGGRLAQPTTKEFNDRLMSVAGETSPDESFWIGLKMYEDFWLWSDGTPSETSYSNWAPGEPSGEGCVTTTSAGEWSVKSCDETAFYICQIGDESLCEMEPHTTVRCGGTVSGSSGHILSPGYGKHLNIPDELDCEWKIPVPAGMVIKFTVVDFQVEDGSLEIFDFCPYGRSVKILSGSIESSLDITNNADEAFLKFSSNGLQPTHGFNISYQAIQRPPGLQISQGDTGTRQKRAVLAGLAIKTGLKKVASFVSDILFNIAGLVFDAVGSASVEGEQQHQHVMEKLNLLERKIDGIHEEIQELGIIEELRHDKEIAAQLYSASEQRIKNLQDTLHNRLQITINGTLEPVSLAQEWVETVLRQDSEGMNQVKP, from the exons GATGTCGTATTGTCCGCATCTCCGACAATCATCCTCCAAGCCACGACACTCAAATGACAACCTACACGCTGACGGACATGACTTCATCTGAATATCCGGTGTACCGCAGCGACACCAGCGACTGGTACCTGTACCACATCCCTGACAAATGGGTTATTGGTAAGACTGTAGGTGCAACGGAGGGGTACAGCATGTTCGTGAAGAGTGACCACTTCAATGCTGACGAAATTACTGGAACTTTCTTCATCCGATACCATGGTGTTTGGAGAGCATCGCCAAACGTTCGGGTATCATGTACAG TGGAGAACGTTGCCCTGGGTAAGCCTGCCTCGCAAAGCAGCACCGATGGGTCCAACACAGCTGACCTGGCTGTGGACGGAGAGAAAGGGACGTCCGTGCCTGATGGTCAATGCACCTTGACCAACGCTGAGATCGACCCGTGGTGGGAAGTTGCCCTCGAGAGAGACTGGCCCATTTCAACCGTGCGAGTTCTCAATCGCGGGGACTGTTGTG GGCGCCTCCTCGAGAATTTTGAAGTTCGAATAAAAGGAGAGTGGCAGTCGTGGGAATCAAGTGAAATCTGCGGGACCCCGTATCGCCAAAAGCTGTCCAATGGACAGAGCATCACGGTGGACTGTGGGCGCCCCATCGTCGGTAGACACGTTCGGATCCAGCTGCCTGCGAGGTCGGATACTGACGTGCTGTCGGTGTGTGAAGTGGAGGTTTATCCAGGCTTGG GATGCCCCGATGGTTACATCGTCCACGGCGGTTTCTGCTACAAGCCCCACAACACCCCGATGACCCTCCAGAACGCACAGGCAACATGCCAACAAGATGGCGGTACGCTAGCCATGCCACGTCATCGTCACACCAACGAGTTCC CTCCAGTGAATCTGGCGGATGTCGGGTACCAACCATTCGGCGGAGCTTTCCTGCCAGCTTTCCCGGTAAGGATGAAGTTTGAAGAGGCTGAAGCCGCCTGTGATCGGTTCGGCGGAGGACGTCTTGCTCAGCCCACAACAAAGGAGTTCAATGACCGCTTGATGAGCGTGGCAGGAGAGACATCTCCTGACGAAAGCTTCTGGATTGGTCTGAAGATGTATGAG GACTTCTGGCTATGGTCTGACGGAACCCCGAGTGAAACGTCATACAGCAACTGGGCACCAGGAGAACCCTCTGGGGAGGGCTGCGTCACGACGACGTCAGCTGGAGAATGGAGCGTCAAGAGCTGCGACGAAACGGCGTTTTACATTTGCCAGATAG GTGATGAGAGCTTATGCGAGATGGAACCTCACACTACAG tACGATGTGGTGGAACGGTGAGCGGAAGTTCTGGTCACATCTTATCACCAGGATATGGAAAACACCTGAACATCCCGGACGAACTTGACTGTGAGTGGAAAATCCCAGTCCCAGCCGGCATGGTCATCAAGTTCACGGTTGTGGACTTCCAAGTGGAGGACGGCTCCCTGGAGATATTCGACTTCTGCCCTTACGGACGCAGCGTCAAAATTCTGTCAGGATCTATCGAATCGTCTTTGGACATCACCAACAACGCCGATGAAGCATTCCTCAAATTCAGCTCGAATGGGCTACAGCCAACGCATGGCTTTAACATCAGTTACCAAG CCATTCAACGTCCACCTGGTCTTCAGATCAGCCAGGGAGATACCGGTACCAGACAAAAGAGAGCTGTATTGGCAGGATTGGCCATCAAAACTGGCCTCAAG aaagtCGCCAGCTTTGTGAGCGACATCCTCTTCAACATAGCGGGGCTGGTTTTTGATGCCGTTGGCAGCGCTAGCGTGGAGGGAGAACAGCAACATCAACATGTCATGGAGAAGCTGAATCTGCTGGAGAGAAAAATCGATGGTATCCATGAAGAAATTCAGGAGCTCGGCATCATAGAAGAATTGCGACATGACAAGGAAATAGCGGCTCAGCTGTACTCTGCCTCCGAGCAAAGGATCAAGAACTTGCAAGACACGCTGCACAACCGACTTCAGATAACAATCAACGGAACACTAGAGCCCGTCAGTCTTGCTCAGGAGTGGGTGGAAACAGTGTTAAGACAGGACTCGGAAGGCATGAACCAGGTAAAACCATAG
- the LOC118407427 gene encoding uncharacterized protein LOC118407427, which produces MGVSIGQKTTASDDEENWPKGSYCIYKYGNCPVGFRWGRLGFPEGATTGVVPDGSVSSDGIKVEFCCRDDGFASNPIRLPARSPFPLLRHGGECQQVDGADVRQGWIEYRGNGHRAGITPDDDGDDNSHELYYCSYSVPGSIVNIPATRVISAAMPVHTANVLGFATFVTIICVAAL; this is translated from the exons ATGGGAGTTTCTATTGGCCAGAAG ACTACTGCCAGTGACGATGAGGAAAACTGGCCAAAAGGAAGCTACTGCATCTACAAATATGGAAATTGTCCAGTAg GATTTAGATGGGGTCGCCTGGGATTTCCCGAGGGTGCCACGACTGGAGTTGTGCCGGATGGCAGCGTGAGCAGTGACGGCATAAAGGTAGAGTTCTGCTGCCGGGATGACGGGTTTGCCTCCAACCCCATCCGGCTGCCTGCCAGGTCCCCCTTCCCTCTGCTTCGACATGGAGGAGAGTGTCAgcag GTTGACGGAGCAGATGTCCGCCAGGGGTGGATTGAGTACAGAGGTAACGGACACAGGGCCGGCATTACCCCAGATGATGATGGCGACGACAACAGCCACGAGCTCTACTACTGCTCCTACAGCGTCCCCGGTTCCATCGTCAACATCCCAGCTACACGGGTTATCTCAGCTGCGATGCCTGTACACACAGCCAATGTGCTTGGCTTTGCTACATTTGTCACTATCATCTGTGTAGCTGCACTAtga